Sequence from the Egibacter rhizosphaerae genome:
GCATCCACCACCTGGAGCGCGGCTACCACCGTCCGGCCGAGCAGCTCGCGAGCATCGGGCTGCGGCTCGAACGCCAGGAGCGGGACGAGGCCGGACAAAGCGGGCGGTGACCCGGCGTCGAGGTCGCCAGCGACGCACCGAGCGGCGCACGGCCGAGCACGGCGCACGCAGGGGCCGCCCCGATGAGGCGGCCCCTGGTCGTGTGGGCGCGGGCCGAACCGTCCCGCTCGACACGGCTCAGCCGACGTCGACCCAGTCGAAGGTGCGCTCGACGGCCTTCTTCCAGCCGGCGTAACCGGCCTCGCGCTGGTCCGCGCTCCATTGGGGCTGCCAGCGCTTGTCCTCCTGCCAGTTCTCGCGGAGCTCGTCGAGGTTGTTCCAGAAGCCGGTCGCGAGCCCCGCGGCGTAGGCGGAGCCGAGGGCCGTGGTCTCGGCGACCTGCGGCCGGGCGACCGGCGTGCCGAGGATGTCGGCCTGCATCTGCATCAGCGTGTCGTTGACCACGGCGCCGCCGTCGACCTTGAGGAACTCGAGCTCGACTCCCGAGTCCTTGGCCATCGCCTCGGCGACGTCCTTGGTCTGGTAGCAGATCGACTCCAGAACTGCGCGGGCGACGTGCTCCTTGGTGTGGAAGCGCGACAGCCCGACCATGACCCCCCGGGCATCGGAGCGCCAGTAGGGGGCGAACAGGCCGCTGAACGCCGGCACGAAGTACATGTTGCCGGTGTCGTCGACCTGCTTGGCCAGGGTCTCGGACTCCTCGGCGCTGCGGATCAGCCCGAGTTGGTCGCGCAGCCACTGCACCGCCGACCCGGTGACGGCGATCGCGCCCTCGAGGCAGTAGATCGCCTCCCCGCCGGCGAACTGATACCCCATTGTCGTGAGCAGGCCGGACTCCGACGGCACCGCCTCCGTGCCGGTGTTGAGCAGGAAGAAGTTGCCGGTCCCGTAGGTGTTCTTGCCCTCGCCGGGGCTGAAGCAGACCTGGCCCACCGTCGCGCCCTGCTGGTCGCCGAGCATCCCGGCGATCGGCACCTCGGCGCCCATCGGCCCGCCGGCGACGGTGTCGGCGTAGTGGTAGCCGCTGGGGCGG
This genomic interval carries:
- the glpK gene encoding glycerol kinase GlpK, whose product is MAEFVGAIDQGTTSTRFMLFNHSGEEVAKAQLEHEQILPQAGWVEHDPIEVWERTRTVIEQALQRAGLTGRDVAALGITNQRETTVVWDPRTGRPFGNAIVWQDTRTDRIASALEREGKGEVIRRKAGLPPATYFSGGKIQWILDNVDGAREAAESGEAVFGTMDTWVLWNLSGGTNGGVHATDVTNASRTMLMNLETLDWDDELLGFFGIPRRMLPQIRPSGYHYADTVAGGPMGAEVPIAGMLGDQQGATVGQVCFSPGEGKNTYGTGNFFLLNTGTEAVPSESGLLTTMGYQFAGGEAIYCLEGAIAVTGSAVQWLRDQLGLIRSAEESETLAKQVDDTGNMYFVPAFSGLFAPYWRSDARGVMVGLSRFHTKEHVARAVLESICYQTKDVAEAMAKDSGVELEFLKVDGGAVVNDTLMQMQADILGTPVARPQVAETTALGSAYAAGLATGFWNNLDELRENWQEDKRWQPQWSADQREAGYAGWKKAVERTFDWVDVG